A window of the Pseudomonas gozinkensis genome harbors these coding sequences:
- a CDS encoding ABC transporter substrate-binding protein — MNLPFKRVISLFAAPALAGLLAFSVHADELKEIRIAVPDLSAGTQHSGGGIVDVLRDQQIFEKAFADQGIKIQWSFFKGAGPVINEAFANGQVDLAYLGDLAAIIGKSNGLDTRLLSASARGVKQYLGVVPGSGIKTLQDLKGKRVAIFRGTATQLSFDAALASVGLSEKDVKVINLDFNAAVAALAAKQIDASWGSSGLTALQAKGLAELPLNTKDLGGAGSVQSVLVGTGNFVDGHPEVVAKLLKAQQQAVQWLTQDSNKDAYVQLVSGLASYPPVILTRDLKDQNLSEVFPSTLDPLFLENLQGKVDLAAQQKLIRKPFKVNEWVAPELAAAKL; from the coding sequence ATGAACCTTCCCTTCAAACGTGTCATCAGTCTGTTTGCCGCGCCGGCACTGGCGGGTCTGCTGGCGTTCAGCGTCCACGCCGACGAGCTCAAGGAAATCCGGATTGCCGTGCCTGATCTGAGCGCCGGCACCCAGCACAGTGGCGGCGGAATCGTGGACGTATTGCGCGATCAGCAGATCTTCGAAAAGGCCTTCGCCGATCAGGGCATCAAGATTCAGTGGAGCTTTTTCAAGGGCGCTGGACCTGTGATCAACGAGGCGTTCGCCAACGGCCAGGTGGACCTGGCCTATCTGGGGGATCTGGCGGCCATCATCGGCAAGTCCAACGGTCTGGATACGCGCCTGCTCAGCGCCAGCGCCCGGGGTGTGAAGCAATACCTGGGTGTGGTGCCGGGTTCGGGGATCAAGACGCTGCAGGATCTCAAAGGCAAGCGCGTGGCGATCTTCCGGGGCACCGCGACCCAGTTGTCGTTCGATGCGGCGCTGGCCAGCGTGGGCCTGAGCGAGAAGGACGTGAAAGTGATCAACCTCGATTTCAACGCAGCGGTTGCCGCGTTGGCGGCGAAGCAGATCGATGCGTCGTGGGGCAGCTCCGGTCTGACTGCCTTGCAGGCCAAGGGCCTGGCCGAACTGCCCCTGAACACCAAAGACCTCGGCGGCGCCGGCAGCGTGCAGTCGGTACTGGTGGGCACCGGCAACTTTGTCGACGGGCATCCGGAAGTCGTCGCGAAGCTGCTCAAGGCGCAGCAACAAGCAGTGCAGTGGCTGACGCAGGACAGCAACAAGGACGCCTACGTGCAACTGGTCTCGGGGCTGGCGAGCTATCCGCCGGTCATCCTCACCCGGGATCTGAAGGATCAGAACCTGAGTGAAGTGTTCCCGTCGACACTGGATCCGCTGTTCCTCGAAAACCTGCAGGGCAAGGTGGATCTGGCGGCGCAGCAGAAGCTGATTCGCAAGCCGTTCAAGGTGAACGAGTGGGTGGCGCCCGAGCTGGCGGCTGCGAAGCTCTGA
- a CDS encoding MotA/TolQ/ExbB proton channel family protein: protein MTLLASPLESIESAVIWLLVVFSVATWGLALLKALQFGRLKAQDRKFHKRFWAASSLDSAAELSETQPGAAARVAQAGYAAIQVGEAPQANDLSQAINHQDRLERALRQQIVRERRSLETGLAVVASIGSTSPFIGLFGTVWGIMEALKGISAAGSASLETVAGPIGAALVATGVGIAVAVPAVLVYNYFLRRLKLTAADLDDFAHDFYSLAQKSAFRVLIHPTAHKAAAQGNATKVKEAS, encoded by the coding sequence ATGACGTTACTGGCATCTCCACTGGAATCCATCGAAAGCGCGGTGATCTGGCTGCTGGTGGTCTTCTCCGTCGCCACTTGGGGCCTGGCATTGCTCAAGGCGCTGCAGTTCGGCCGGTTGAAGGCGCAGGACCGCAAATTTCACAAGCGCTTCTGGGCGGCGTCGAGTCTGGACTCCGCCGCCGAGTTGAGCGAAACCCAGCCCGGCGCGGCAGCGCGGGTGGCACAGGCCGGTTATGCGGCGATTCAGGTGGGCGAGGCGCCACAGGCCAATGACCTGAGCCAGGCGATCAACCATCAGGATCGTCTTGAGCGAGCCTTGCGCCAGCAGATCGTCCGCGAACGCCGTTCGCTGGAAACCGGTCTGGCGGTGGTCGCGAGTATTGGCAGCACCTCGCCGTTCATTGGTCTGTTCGGCACGGTGTGGGGAATCATGGAAGCGTTGAAAGGCATCAGCGCGGCAGGTTCGGCGAGCCTCGAAACGGTCGCGGGGCCCATCGGTGCAGCGCTGGTCGCCACCGGTGTGGGGATCGCGGTCGCGGTGCCGGCGGTGCTGGTTTACAACTACTTTTTGCGTCGTCTGAAACTGACGGCGGCGGACCTGGACGACTTTGCCCACGACTTCTACAGCCTGGCGCAAAAGAGCGCGTTCCGCGTGCTGATCCACCCGACCGCGCACAAGGCTGCGGCCCAGGGCAATGCAACAAAAGTGAAGGAGGCGTCCTGA
- a CDS encoding LysR family transcriptional regulator: MHIDLRQLRHFIALAEQRSFVAGAQAVNLSQSAFSRSIQALEHSVGCQLVDRGRKELPPTKQGQVLLEHARRLVSGAQQMANEISQFNGLEAGELRFGCGPAPAAGLIPRAIGSFIGRYPKARVHYQVDDWQSLSKRLLSEEFEFFVADTRHFEADPDYLTHRLRPRKWHFCCRSGHPLSALDRVTAEQLMSYPLAVSIRPPNLRKVIVDLSGRPDFVPNVECENSASLLGVVLRSDAIGIVGAYSDALHQARGELVCLKVEGLADDLEELYTRYGIVSRAGYRLSPLAEAMIEQIKAIDAVEEEVCSLANLAV; encoded by the coding sequence ATGCATATCGACTTGCGCCAGCTCAGACACTTCATCGCCCTCGCCGAACAACGCAGCTTCGTCGCCGGCGCGCAGGCGGTGAACCTGTCGCAGTCGGCGTTCAGCCGCAGCATTCAGGCGCTGGAACACAGCGTCGGTTGCCAGTTGGTGGATCGCGGGCGCAAGGAATTGCCGCCGACCAAACAGGGCCAGGTGCTGCTTGAACACGCGCGGCGACTGGTCAGCGGTGCGCAGCAGATGGCCAACGAGATCAGCCAGTTCAACGGCCTGGAGGCGGGGGAATTACGCTTCGGTTGTGGCCCGGCGCCGGCTGCAGGTTTGATCCCGCGAGCGATTGGCAGCTTCATCGGTCGCTACCCGAAAGCGCGGGTGCATTACCAGGTCGATGACTGGCAAAGCCTGAGCAAGCGACTGCTGAGCGAGGAGTTCGAATTCTTCGTCGCCGACACTCGGCACTTCGAGGCAGATCCGGATTATTTGACCCACCGGTTGCGACCGCGCAAATGGCATTTCTGCTGCCGCTCCGGGCATCCGCTGTCCGCATTGGATCGGGTCACCGCCGAGCAATTGATGAGTTATCCACTGGCCGTCAGCATTCGCCCGCCGAACCTGCGCAAGGTCATCGTCGACCTCAGTGGCCGGCCGGATTTCGTCCCGAACGTGGAGTGCGAAAACAGTGCGAGCCTGCTCGGCGTGGTGCTGCGCTCCGACGCGATCGGCATCGTCGGTGCCTATTCGGATGCACTGCATCAGGCACGGGGTGAGTTGGTGTGCTTGAAGGTCGAAGGGTTGGCGGATGATCTGGAGGAGCTTTACACCCGTTACGGAATCGTCAGCCGCGCCGGGTATCGGCTGTCGCCGTTGGCCGAGGCGATGATCGAGCAGATCAAGGCGATCGATGCGGTGGAAGAAGAGGTGTGTTCACTGGCGAACCTCGCCGTCTGA
- a CDS encoding alpha/beta hydrolase — MRNESIRYLIVPGWQGSPEDHWQTHWQNSLPNSARVEQADWLTPRREDWVAALAEAIAADSSPVILIAHSLGCITVAHWAATAPLQHLRQVRGALLVAPADVERPACVPALRNFAPIPTDLLPFPSQVVSSDNDAAVSAPRALELARNWGAEAGILAGAGHINVKSGHQRWEQGFAYLYRLQNRMEHHARRRA, encoded by the coding sequence ATGCGCAACGAATCAATCCGTTATCTGATTGTGCCGGGCTGGCAAGGATCGCCAGAAGATCATTGGCAAACCCACTGGCAGAACAGCCTGCCCAACAGCGCGCGGGTGGAGCAGGCCGACTGGCTGACGCCGCGTCGTGAAGACTGGGTCGCGGCGCTGGCCGAGGCGATTGCCGCCGACAGCTCGCCGGTGATTCTCATCGCGCACAGTCTGGGCTGCATCACCGTGGCGCACTGGGCGGCCACCGCGCCACTGCAGCATTTGCGTCAGGTGCGCGGGGCGCTGCTGGTCGCACCGGCGGATGTCGAGCGTCCGGCGTGCGTGCCGGCACTGCGCAATTTCGCGCCGATCCCGACCGATCTGTTGCCGTTCCCGAGCCAGGTTGTCAGCTCCGATAACGACGCCGCCGTCAGTGCGCCGCGTGCGCTGGAACTGGCGCGCAACTGGGGTGCCGAGGCTGGGATTCTCGCGGGCGCAGGTCATATCAACGTGAAGTCCGGGCATCAACGCTGGGAGCAGGGATTCGCGTATCTGTATCGCCTGCAAAACCGCATGGAACACCACGCCCGGCGCCGTGCCTGA
- a CDS encoding TauD/TfdA dioxygenase family protein translates to MSNAALAVKPAVHALDIHPVAGRIGAEIRGVHLSGELDAATVEAIQQALIQYKVVFFREQTQLDDQRQEAFAHLLGEPVAHPTVPSREGTRYLLELDGAEGQRANSWHTDVTFVDAYPKASILRSVVAPAFGGDTLWANTATAYNELPTELRELADKLVAVHSNEYDYAAVKPDVSAEKLERYRKIFTSTVYETEHPVVRVHPISGEKSLLLGHFVKRIKGYSQADSAHLFGLLQSHVIRQENVVRWRWKAGDVAIWDNRSTQHYAIDDYGTQDRVVRRVTLKGEVPVGASGQRSQTVKGAEIVGV, encoded by the coding sequence ATGAGCAATGCCGCACTCGCTGTAAAACCCGCTGTCCACGCGCTGGACATTCATCCGGTGGCCGGCCGTATCGGCGCCGAAATCCGTGGCGTGCACCTGTCCGGTGAGCTGGATGCCGCGACGGTTGAAGCCATTCAACAGGCGCTGATCCAGTACAAGGTCGTGTTCTTCCGCGAGCAGACCCAGCTCGACGATCAACGTCAGGAAGCCTTCGCGCATCTGCTCGGCGAGCCGGTGGCGCACCCGACCGTGCCGTCCCGCGAGGGCACCCGTTACCTGCTGGAGCTGGACGGCGCCGAAGGGCAGCGCGCCAACTCCTGGCACACCGACGTGACCTTCGTCGATGCCTACCCGAAAGCGTCCATCCTGCGCTCGGTGGTGGCTCCGGCGTTCGGCGGCGACACCCTCTGGGCGAACACCGCGACGGCGTACAACGAACTGCCGACCGAATTGCGTGAGCTGGCAGACAAACTGGTGGCCGTGCACAGCAACGAGTACGACTACGCCGCCGTGAAGCCGGACGTTTCGGCCGAGAAGCTTGAGCGCTATCGGAAGATCTTCACCTCGACCGTTTACGAGACCGAGCATCCGGTGGTTCGCGTACACCCGATCAGCGGCGAAAAGAGCTTGTTGCTCGGGCATTTCGTCAAGCGCATCAAGGGTTATTCCCAGGCTGATTCAGCGCACTTGTTTGGCTTGTTGCAAAGTCATGTGATCCGCCAGGAGAACGTCGTGCGCTGGCGCTGGAAGGCCGGGGATGTGGCGATCTGGGATAACCGTTCGACGCAGCATTATGCGATTGATGATTACGGCACTCAGGATCGGGTGGTGCGTCGGGTGACGCTGAAAGGGGAGGTGCCGGTCGGGGCTTCGGGGCAGCGTAGTCAGACCGTCAAAGGCGCTGAAATCGTTGGCGTCTGA
- a CDS encoding LysR family transcriptional regulator: MDLRQLRYFIALNEHRSFVRAADAMGITQPAFSRSIQGLEQEFGCVLVDRGNKDLRPTPEGQVVLQHALTLVQGAALLSAEVTQMTKLDAGELHFGCGPAPAVKLVPDAVAQFINAHPKVRTCFQVDNWEKLSRALSREEIEFFIADIRHFESDPNFQTQPLTPKRGVFFCRPGHPLLAKESLSTNDMFDYPLATTLIPPGIRKLLANLSGRIDFSPTIETEHFPALVKVVLQSNAIGVGTEEAFVEDIAQGSLALLHWRNLPQNLESMNARCGIVSRTGFRLSPAARAMIETLVAVDKQAISVAV; encoded by the coding sequence ATGGATCTTCGCCAGTTGCGCTACTTCATCGCCCTCAACGAACACCGCAGTTTTGTCCGCGCGGCCGACGCCATGGGCATCACTCAACCGGCGTTCAGCCGCAGCATTCAAGGGCTGGAGCAGGAGTTCGGCTGCGTGCTGGTGGATCGCGGCAACAAGGATCTGCGCCCCACACCCGAAGGCCAGGTGGTGCTGCAACACGCCCTGACGCTGGTACAGGGCGCGGCATTGCTCAGCGCCGAAGTGACGCAAATGACCAAGCTCGACGCTGGCGAACTGCACTTCGGTTGTGGCCCGGCGCCGGCGGTGAAACTGGTGCCGGACGCGGTGGCGCAATTCATCAATGCGCACCCGAAAGTGCGCACCTGCTTTCAGGTGGATAACTGGGAAAAACTCAGCCGCGCCCTGAGCCGCGAAGAGATCGAATTCTTCATCGCCGACATCCGCCATTTCGAGTCCGACCCAAACTTCCAGACCCAGCCGCTGACGCCCAAGCGCGGAGTATTTTTCTGCCGGCCGGGGCATCCGCTGCTAGCCAAGGAAAGCCTGTCGACCAACGACATGTTCGACTACCCGCTGGCGACCACGCTGATCCCGCCGGGCATTCGCAAACTGCTGGCGAACCTCAGCGGCCGGATCGATTTTTCCCCAACCATCGAGACCGAGCATTTTCCGGCACTGGTGAAAGTGGTGCTGCAATCCAACGCGATTGGCGTGGGCACCGAGGAAGCGTTTGTCGAAGACATCGCCCAGGGCTCGCTGGCGCTGCTGCACTGGCGCAATCTGCCGCAGAACCTGGAGAGCATGAATGCACGGTGCGGGATCGTCAGCCGCACGGGATTCCGGCTGTCACCGGCGGCGCGGGCGATGATCGAGACGCTGGTGGCGGTGGATAAACAGGCCATCAGCGTCGCGGTTTGA
- a CDS encoding TonB-dependent receptor, with amino-acid sequence MSPLNLASPPPPRRLKRLPLALLLAGSASWTHGYATETQTPEPASTGKTATATSQLETVTVTTRRREESSQDVPTPMSVVSGQTLETQRVYRIQDLQQLVPSVNVAYMHARQSSVSIRGLGNNPASDGLEGSVGLYIDNVYLGRPGMAVFDLMDIEQLEVLRGPQGTLFGKNTTAGVINISTRAPSFTPERSIETSVGEDGYFQTKGTLSGPLNDQLAGRISAYRTRSDGDIKNEFNGHDLNGGSRDGFRAQLLFKPNENFNLRWIGDYNEEDSSAGTRVLYNTGPTINGVNLYSARAAAAGATLVNGSHRKVNLDNDQHVTVHQGGTSVEANWTLPSDFTLTSVSSYRFWNFTPRNDDGLNVPATYNAGVSVEDKQYSQEFRLASPKGEFFDYVLGAYYFGSDLDNKSFAYYGPQADIWNGTPRGALANVNSVGRGHIKTDSFALFAQGTWHLTPRLDFTAGVRGTYEEKNAWVNRDAPVGGAAVTGAAATARRGRTGAYDSGDLNQYSSSPSGLLNLSYRFTDDLLGYATLSHGEKSGGVNLVVGSAPTAGADSLLIGTERANNAELGFKSTLWDRRLQLNANVFWTQVNAYQTNAYDDVNRVQYLTNAGSVRSRGVEFESTLIPLRGLTLNFNGSYNDVSYLSYKDAPCPPEVSQAPGAPASCDLSGHQVVGASKWIGNANGKYEWNLANGLQPYVTGSYAFRSKAVGTVEDSDYGQIPSYAVVNLSTGLRGDFNQGQWDVSLWLKNAFDKTYYTTLWTGGNGGYEGLLGTPRTLGVTGRYDF; translated from the coding sequence ATGAGTCCGTTGAACCTCGCTTCACCGCCGCCGCCACGACGGCTCAAACGTCTGCCTCTGGCCCTGTTGCTGGCGGGGAGTGCCAGCTGGACCCACGGCTACGCCACTGAAACGCAAACCCCTGAGCCGGCCTCGACAGGCAAGACCGCAACCGCCACTTCGCAACTGGAAACCGTGACCGTCACCACTCGCCGTCGCGAAGAAAGTTCTCAGGATGTCCCGACGCCGATGAGTGTGGTCAGCGGCCAGACTCTGGAGACGCAGCGGGTCTATCGGATTCAGGATCTGCAGCAACTGGTGCCCAGCGTCAACGTCGCCTACATGCATGCGCGCCAGTCCAGCGTGTCGATCCGGGGCCTGGGCAACAACCCGGCCAGCGATGGCCTGGAAGGCAGCGTCGGCCTGTACATCGACAACGTTTATCTGGGGCGCCCGGGGATGGCGGTGTTCGACCTGATGGACATCGAGCAACTGGAAGTCCTGCGCGGGCCGCAGGGGACGTTGTTCGGCAAGAACACCACCGCCGGGGTGATCAACATCAGCACCCGCGCGCCGAGTTTCACCCCGGAGCGCAGCATCGAAACCTCGGTCGGCGAGGACGGTTACTTCCAGACCAAGGGCACGCTTTCGGGGCCGCTCAACGATCAACTGGCCGGGCGCATTTCCGCCTATCGCACCCGCAGCGATGGCGACATCAAAAACGAATTCAACGGCCATGACCTGAACGGCGGATCCCGCGACGGCTTCCGTGCGCAGTTGCTGTTCAAGCCCAACGAAAACTTCAATCTGCGCTGGATCGGTGATTACAACGAAGAGGATTCCAGCGCCGGCACCCGCGTGTTGTACAACACCGGGCCGACCATCAATGGCGTCAATCTCTACTCGGCCCGTGCTGCCGCTGCCGGCGCGACGCTGGTCAACGGCTCGCACCGCAAGGTCAATCTGGACAATGACCAGCACGTCACCGTGCATCAGGGCGGCACGTCGGTGGAGGCCAACTGGACCCTGCCGAGCGACTTCACCCTGACCTCGGTCAGCTCCTACCGCTTCTGGAATTTCACCCCGCGCAACGATGATGGCCTCAACGTGCCGGCGACCTACAACGCCGGGGTGTCGGTGGAGGACAAACAGTATTCCCAGGAATTTCGCCTCGCATCGCCCAAAGGCGAGTTCTTCGATTACGTCCTCGGTGCCTACTATTTCGGTTCGGATCTGGACAACAAATCCTTCGCCTATTACGGCCCGCAGGCAGATATCTGGAACGGCACACCACGGGGCGCGCTGGCCAACGTCAACAGCGTCGGCCGTGGCCATATCAAGACCGACAGTTTCGCGTTGTTCGCTCAAGGCACCTGGCACCTGACCCCGCGTCTGGATTTCACCGCCGGGGTGCGTGGCACCTATGAAGAAAAGAACGCCTGGGTCAATCGTGATGCGCCGGTCGGTGGCGCCGCTGTCACGGGTGCTGCAGCCACCGCGCGACGCGGCCGGACTGGCGCCTACGATTCCGGTGATCTGAATCAATACAGCTCCAGCCCGTCCGGATTGCTCAACCTGAGTTATCGCTTCACCGATGATCTGCTCGGCTACGCCACGCTGTCTCACGGCGAGAAATCCGGTGGGGTCAACCTTGTGGTCGGCTCGGCCCCGACCGCTGGGGCCGACTCGCTGCTGATCGGCACCGAGCGCGCCAACAACGCCGAACTCGGCTTCAAGAGCACGCTGTGGGATCGGCGTTTGCAGCTCAACGCCAACGTGTTCTGGACTCAGGTCAACGCGTACCAGACCAACGCCTACGACGACGTCAACCGTGTGCAATACCTGACCAACGCCGGTTCAGTGCGCTCGCGCGGGGTGGAATTCGAAAGCACCTTGATTCCGCTCCGCGGCCTGACGCTGAACTTCAACGGCTCGTACAACGACGTCAGCTATCTCTCCTACAAGGACGCGCCGTGCCCGCCCGAAGTCAGCCAGGCGCCGGGTGCCCCTGCCTCTTGCGACCTGAGCGGCCATCAGGTTGTAGGCGCCTCGAAATGGATCGGCAACGCCAACGGCAAATACGAATGGAATCTGGCCAACGGTCTGCAGCCTTACGTCACCGGCAGCTACGCGTTCCGCTCCAAAGCGGTGGGCACAGTCGAAGATTCCGACTACGGCCAGATCCCGAGTTACGCGGTGGTCAATCTCTCCACCGGCCTGCGCGGCGATTTCAATCAAGGTCAATGGGACGTCTCGCTGTGGTTGAAAAACGCCTTCGACAAAACCTATTACACGACCCTGTGGACCGGCGGCAACGGCGGCTATGAAGGCCTGCTCGGTACGCCGCGTACCCTCGGTGTCACCGGTCGCTACGACTTCTGA
- a CDS encoding energy transducer TonB translates to MGNVQTAASAQEVLWRQAPSGELVDLGRPHRVPLGQLRLQRAPKGILSRRETILLGVLALVVHGAVIYWINQHPTPALPIVPPEIPPMTIEFSRPAPPAPPVVVPPPPAPVVEPPPPVEDELATKPPPKPKPTPKPKPVAKPVPKPAPKVVEQPPAPPQPAAPVAAPAPPAPPAPAPVTPASANAAYLKNPAPEYPSLAQRRGWEGTVLLRVHVLASGKPGEIQIQKSSGRQQLDDAALDAVKRWSFVPAKQGDVAQDGWVSVPIDFKIH, encoded by the coding sequence ATGGGCAATGTCCAGACCGCCGCCAGTGCACAGGAGGTGCTGTGGCGCCAGGCGCCGAGCGGCGAGTTGGTCGATCTCGGCCGGCCCCATCGTGTGCCGTTGGGGCAGCTGCGTTTGCAGCGCGCGCCCAAGGGCATTCTGAGCCGCCGCGAAACGATTCTGCTCGGTGTTCTGGCGCTGGTGGTGCATGGCGCGGTGATCTACTGGATCAACCAGCATCCGACACCGGCGCTGCCGATCGTGCCGCCGGAAATTCCACCGATGACCATCGAGTTTTCGCGCCCGGCACCCCCGGCGCCGCCTGTGGTTGTACCGCCGCCACCGGCACCTGTGGTCGAGCCACCGCCGCCAGTGGAAGACGAACTGGCAACCAAGCCACCACCGAAACCGAAGCCGACTCCCAAACCGAAACCGGTCGCCAAACCCGTACCGAAACCGGCGCCAAAAGTGGTCGAGCAACCACCGGCTCCGCCACAACCGGCCGCCCCGGTCGCCGCGCCAGCGCCACCTGCACCACCGGCACCTGCTCCGGTGACGCCGGCCTCGGCCAACGCGGCGTACCTGAAGAACCCGGCGCCTGAGTATCCATCGCTGGCCCAGCGTCGCGGTTGGGAAGGCACGGTGTTGCTGCGGGTACACGTACTGGCCAGCGGCAAACCGGGCGAGATCCAGATTCAGAAAAGCAGTGGCCGGCAACAGCTCGACGACGCGGCGCTGGACGCCGTGAAGCGCTGGAGCTTCGTGCCGGCCAAGCAGGGTGATGTCGCCCAGGACGGCTGGGTCAGCGTACCCATCGATTTCAAGATTCATTAA
- a CDS encoding ExbD/TolR family protein: MAFSTQDSDEVLSEINVTPLVDVMLVLLVVFIVTAPLLTNAIPINLPKTEAVAPVEQKDPLVVSIDGAGKLFINKDEIQPDLLEFNLKSAKAKDPEVRVQLQADDGVNYGEVARAMASIERAGITKLSVITAR; this comes from the coding sequence ATGGCCTTCTCCACGCAAGACAGCGACGAGGTGCTGAGCGAGATCAACGTGACGCCGCTGGTGGACGTGATGCTGGTGCTGCTGGTGGTGTTCATCGTCACCGCGCCGCTGCTGACCAACGCGATACCGATCAACCTGCCGAAGACCGAAGCGGTGGCGCCGGTCGAGCAGAAAGACCCGTTGGTGGTGAGCATCGACGGTGCGGGAAAACTGTTTATCAACAAGGACGAAATCCAGCCGGATCTGCTGGAGTTCAACCTCAAGTCAGCCAAGGCCAAGGACCCGGAAGTGCGCGTGCAATTGCAGGCCGACGACGGGGTGAATTACGGCGAAGTGGCGCGAGCCATGGCTTCGATTGAGCGGGCGGGCATCACCAAGCTGTCGGTGATCACTGCACGATAA
- a CDS encoding alkaline phosphatase family protein, whose amino-acid sequence MSNPQNPVRNVLYIMCDQLRRDYLSCYGHPHLHTPNIDRLAAAGVRFSRAYTQGTICGPSRMSAYTGRYVSSHQVAWNAVPLPLEELTIGDYLRPHGIRTALVGKTHATANVDALQRLAINPESAQAEVLNEVGFEPYVRHDGIFPDDPLFDDKRESAPYTHYLREQGFEGRNPWHDWANAAEGDHGEILSGWKMRNAHLPARIPEQHSETVYTTNRAIDFISEQGEKPWFLHLSYIKPHWPYIVPAPYHTLYSTKSILEPVRNASPSDHPVYQAFCQHEESLNFSKDPVRLNVIPTYMGLVKQVDDQLGRLFDFLQSNGRWEDTLIVFTSDHGDFLGDHWLGEKEFLLEQAVGVPLIVRDPRAAADITRGTVDERLAETIDGVPTFLEALGVTGAEHRLEGRSWIPLLHGENPDWRRYAISEYDYAFQAPARERLGQPIDRCRMTMVRSERWKYLAYDGFRPQLFDLLDDPRELQDLGADPAYAAVREEHAGYLFEWVRGLKRRTTISHQEIDLRGQRFRYGEPETEKLVQIGVW is encoded by the coding sequence ATGTCCAACCCGCAAAACCCCGTGCGCAACGTGCTGTACATCATGTGCGATCAGCTGCGCCGCGATTACCTGTCCTGCTACGGCCACCCGCACCTGCACACCCCGAACATCGATCGCCTGGCCGCCGCCGGCGTGCGCTTCAGCCGCGCCTACACCCAGGGCACGATCTGCGGGCCGTCGCGGATGTCGGCCTACACCGGACGCTATGTCAGCAGCCATCAAGTGGCGTGGAACGCCGTGCCGCTGCCGCTGGAAGAACTGACCATCGGCGATTACCTGCGCCCCCACGGCATTCGTACTGCGCTGGTCGGCAAGACCCACGCCACGGCCAACGTCGATGCCTTGCAGCGGCTGGCGATCAACCCCGAAAGCGCCCAGGCCGAAGTGCTCAACGAAGTCGGCTTCGAGCCGTACGTCCGTCACGACGGCATCTTCCCCGACGACCCGCTGTTCGATGACAAACGCGAATCCGCGCCCTACACCCATTACCTGCGCGAGCAAGGTTTCGAAGGGCGTAACCCCTGGCACGACTGGGCCAACGCGGCTGAAGGTGACCACGGCGAAATCCTCAGCGGCTGGAAAATGCGCAATGCCCATTTGCCAGCGCGAATTCCCGAGCAACATTCAGAGACTGTCTACACTACAAATCGAGCCATCGACTTCATCAGTGAGCAAGGTGAAAAACCGTGGTTTTTACACCTGTCCTATATCAAACCCCACTGGCCCTACATCGTACCGGCGCCGTACCACACTTTGTACAGTACGAAATCGATTCTCGAGCCGGTACGTAATGCCTCTCCAAGCGACCACCCCGTCTATCAGGCCTTTTGCCAGCATGAGGAAAGCCTGAATTTCTCCAAAGATCCGGTACGACTGAACGTGATCCCGACGTACATGGGCCTGGTCAAACAGGTTGATGATCAGTTGGGGCGGCTGTTCGATTTCCTGCAAAGCAACGGTCGCTGGGAGGACACGCTGATCGTGTTCACCAGCGATCACGGCGACTTTCTGGGCGATCACTGGCTGGGTGAGAAGGAGTTTTTGCTGGAGCAAGCGGTGGGCGTGCCATTGATCGTGCGCGACCCGCGTGCGGCGGCGGATATCACGCGGGGCACGGTCGATGAACGCCTGGCGGAAACCATTGACGGCGTGCCGACCTTTCTCGAAGCGCTGGGCGTGACGGGCGCGGAGCATCGACTGGAAGGCCGCTCGTGGATTCCACTGCTGCACGGTGAAAACCCTGACTGGCGCCGCTATGCGATCAGCGAATACGACTACGCCTTTCAGGCCCCGGCGCGGGAGCGACTGGGCCAGCCGATCGACCGCTGCCGCATGACCATGGTGCGCAGCGAGCGCTGGAAATACCTGGCGTACGACGGCTTCAGGCCGCAGCTGTTTGATCTGTTGGATGATCCGCGGGAGCTGCAGGATCTGGGCGCAGATCCGGCGTATGCAGCGGTGCGTGAGGAACATGCGGGGTATCTGTTCGAGTGGGTGCGCGGGTTGAAGCGGCGCACGACCATCAGTCATCAGGAGATCGATTTGCGTGGGCAGCGGTTTCGCTATGGGGAGCCGGAGACCGAGAAGCTCGTTCAGATCGGTGTCTGGTAA